gACTCTGTGACTCCAGAGCTTCAGCATCGTTTGTCCCGTCGTCGGCGCTCCCGACGAATCTCCCGGAGGGGTGCGGAGAGCCCGCCAACCCGTTGGGCCTTCCCGTCGGGGGACAATCGTCCTTTCGACACCAGCGACaccggggagagagagagagagagcgaaccaACAGAAAGCCAACAGCGCGCGAGAAGTCGCACGCTCCACGTGCCGAAGGGGGGGGCAACCACCCGCACTCATCCttcacccacccacccaggcCGGCTTTAGACTAAATAATCGCCGAAATTAAACGCTCACCGGAAAATTTCCTTACAGCCCCCCCGCACCCAGCATCCGCCGAGGAGGGTGGTGGAATGGTGGGAAGGGTAGGGAGGGGTAGCGCAGCGACTCACATAGACAACATCCGAGCCTAGTTCGCCCACAGCTCGCCcatctcgctcactcgctaATTACTAATACTAattatggtgatgatggtgggtgCGCCCGTTGGGATGGTACCCGTGGGAGGCAGTGGACCAGCGGGGGGAGTGAAAATAAATGCCCATTTCTTTAAAGCGCCTGTTGGCGGCGCACGCGGCGAGGAGGCTAAGGATGGTGAAACACTAATTAACACGACCAGCGCGAGGCGAAAGGCATCACACAAAGGCAAcccgctgcctgctgctgcttagcgcatgtgtgtgtgtgtgtgtgtatgtgggtCACAAAGTTCAAGAAGCTGCGGAAGCATGGGGTGGGGGTCGAGCACGTGGGAGCACCAGGGAAGAGAAGATTAGAGAGGTtagccccgaaaaaaaaacgcacattTTGTGTATTTGTCTCGctgctctccctctctcgttCTCACTTCTTTACTCCTCTTTCCCTCTACCTCTCGCTCaacgggcccccggggggggggggggggggtgatgGGGGTGCATTGCTCCTTGTTAAGCTAAACACTCGCACTGTTAGCGCATAAAATATCACGATTTTCTCCCACCTCGGGGCGCTAGTGGGAGGGGTGGGCTAGGGTTGGTGAGGCGAAGTGCGAACGGGGTGGCGGGGATGACCGGGaagaaggagcagcagcaggaggttTACAGGGCCGGTCGGTTGATTAATTTTGGGTGCGTTTTTAGCTATTTTTCTccttctcgcgctctctctctctctctcactctcactcgtttcgtttcgttccggcGGGTTGGtgaggagagagagagagagatgggtgACTGACACCCCTTACCCCGTTTTCCCCCATTGCAACCACCACACCGCGGGGTGACGGGGGAAAAGCTGAAACGGCTcaaacggcgaacgaacgaacgaacgctcggtgttgacagagagagagcgagagaacgacGACCGGAGGGTTAGATGGGGTAGGGAGCAACGTAGCCGGAGGCGGAGGGCAACGAAAACCCATATTGTTGGGTTAAAATTGAAGCTATTCTCgcctgccgccgtcgtcgcggcaaaaaagacgaacgaacgaatgcggGGTTTCCGCAAAAAGGATGACAGTgtgcggtggctgctgctgctactgctgctggtgatggtgatggtgttgtGGGTGGGTGGAAGGATGTCGAAGggaacggtggcggccacggtgGTTCGATAAAATGGatgaaaaaaggaaggaacaaGGAACAAGGAGGTAAAAAAACCGGCGAAAAATGGCTGGAAAGCTGCTCAAATTCAACGCCacagacaaagagagagacagagagagagcgagagagcgagagagcgagagagagagagaggaggagagagaaaaggagaggAAAACCAAGGAGCGCTAAGGAGCCGGCAAGGAGCAAGGAGCATCTCGATGGCGACTGGCGAACCCGAAAAGAAACAGAGCCCCGATCgagcgaagagagagagagcgagagcgagagtcCGAGCGGTCTCGCAAACTGTGAAcccgaaagagagaaagagagagagagagagatagagagagagagagcgagagagggcgaccgaagaaaagaaagaaagaaagaaaaacccgacACCAGAAGGGACGGCACCGAGCCGCGCACCGTGAAAGGAAAAccccagccgccgccggcccagTGGGAGGTtcacccccccggggggtcaACCTTCAGCCACCGCTTCGTCCGCCCCCCGCCCCGTGGTGGGGGGCACATTTGGCGCGAGCGAGcaagagagggagcgagagagcgagcaagaTTTTCATCACCTTTCGCTCCccgatggccggtggcgggtggggtggggtgaaAACGCTGGGGTCGGGGGTCGGAGGGGGTCTtgcgaaaaagaagcgaaatgataaacgcgcgcgcggtgcaaaAAATCACGGCGCGATTGGAGAATAAAAATCgttcgtcggcggcggcggagagtCCACAAACCGCGAGTCcacgcggtgtgtgtgtgtgtgtgtgtgtgcgagttgGTGGACTAtaatgtggtggtggtggtggtggctgtgtGCGCGCAGAATATTTTTATATACACTCTggcacaccgcgcgcgcggttccgttccggccactctctctccgccgtccgtccgtcgaagGGTTGGTCTTTCGGTCCTAGGTTTCCCTCTGCCTcgctgtctttctctctctctctctctctctcgaaaaTACACATACTAtccctttccctctctctgtctggccCTGGCACCCCTTTTTGCTCTCTAGTTCTCCCGCTCCTGCTCGCCCGGTTCGCCCGTCtaccttcttcttcctcgcCATTTTCGTGTGATTGTTCtcttcgtgcgtgtgtgtgtgtgtatgtgtttttctttttcttttttccccgtttttcccTCCTctttttgttggtggtggcgcgcgTGGTTTTCCTCTGTTTTCTCCTTCTTCGCCTCCTATtttcgcgtttgtttttcgcgcgcgccgctcgCACGCTTTTCACGTACATTTTTTCCACGCAGCTCACCCCCGCCGCTACCCACCCTCccttatctctctctctttctctctctctctttctctctctctctctttctctctctcacactctctctctttctctcacactctttcttcatttcctTGCGGTTCGTCGCAAGCGGCGCAGTCCGGCACGCCGCAGccgcctgaaagtatgcaacccgcacgacgacgacggccgcgaGTGAGAGTGAGTTTGGTGGAAAACCCACTCCCCCCGCCTGGGGAAGGGGATGCACGCGGGGTTGGTCTTCAAGAAAGAGGGAAGTTGTgggcccgcccgcccgccctcCAGCCGCCGACCTGTGGACACCGCAGCACCACGACGACCACAACAACGACCCCCTGTGTGTGGTGCGATGGCCAGGGGTCGTGGTggccgggggggggtggtCGAGCGGAGCGAAAAAAGACGCTGcctcacacagacacacgcaccgtGTCACCCCACGGCAGGCACGGCGTTCCGTTCCCCTTAGCAATGGAAATGGCGACGCCTTGCGTCAGAGAAGGAAAGGACGAGCGCATCGCTCGCACTTTCTCTCGTCCGTCCCCCGGTGCGCTCTCGggcgctctcgctcgcgcccGTGCATGGCACACTTtactaccgaccgaccgaccgaccgaccaaccgacacCGCCGctccgccccgccccgccgccaccacgccGTCCGCGCGTCCACCGCGCGAAATATGGGAGTCGAAAaggaatcgaaaaatattttttaaaaacAGTTTCGTTTGAGACATTAAGCTGACTGCATGTCTTTTGGGAGCCGATCCTTCccttcgcgcgcgccgttGGTCCCTTTCGTGTCGTGTCCCTGTTGTTGTCATCGCGCTCtgcccgcgcgcgcgtccccGGTGCCGCCTCACCAACGGAAGGGACTTCCCACGGAGCTCCCAGAGCCGTCACGATCCGTGGCACGGCGTGtgcctccgtgtgtgtgtgtgttaattgGCGTGTGAGTGTGACGCCCCCCCCGCTACCCCTCGGGGAGTAGTAGTAGACCTGTgtatcaacaacaacaacaacgcggtGGCTACTACACTAGCGTTCTTCTCtccctcgccgccgccgccgaggacaTGAAGGCGAATGGTTGGCTGCTAGTGGCCTAGAATCGGACACTGAACCCCGCAGGGGTGAACAGTGTGAAGTGTGTGACGTTGGGACACTCTATGAGACCCTCTATAACGGTGACAGCatcaacaacggcaacaacaacccgctCCGAGCCTCCGAGGCCGCAACGATCAAACACAAGGACCCCTtaaccccccccccggggcgacAAAAGGAGGTAGCGTGTACTACCTCTCTAGTGCACTTCCACCCCGATtccccgatccgatccactccggtcggtcggccatcttgcgcgcgcgttttgacgtttcggtTGACAGcgcaccagagagagagaccgagagaccgagagaccgagagcgagaggagcAAGAGCGAACGCGGTAGAAAGGATAGGAGTTGGCGCGGAGGTGATCCTCGCGAAATCTGTCGCTCGTCTGCATGTCGGACGGACAACGAGGGGGGAAGGCAACGGCGCGGGTCAGGCTGCAATCCCGTTGATTAGTAACCCGATTACTACTTTGgcgctagtgtgtgtgtgtgctcaacTCATTAGGCGACCCCGTCCGaggtgttgctgctgatgcgcgtgtgtgtgtgtaagtgctAACAAGGACGAACCGACGTGTGCGGAAGGATAACGCCGCGTCAGAGCCGACAGAGACAGAGGTAGAGGCTGTGGCCGACTCTGCCCGGTAGCGTGCTATAGCTATAGCTGTAGttcactctgtgtgtgtgtgtgtgcgtgagtgtgtgtgtgtgcctgagGGAAAGCTGCAGgaaaaggagcagcagcagcgccatcaATCAATCGCGGCCCGTCGGAGCAAAACCCCGAGCAACCCTCAAcgaccgtgccgtgccgtcctGGCGgcgacaccagcaccaccgcgaccgcgaccgccaccgccagtatCCGATCCTGTCCGCTCCGtgcacaccgaccgacctccGACCGTTCCGATGCatcttccggccaccggcgctgCCCCAAGCGAGTGCCAAAGTCCCTCGATGCCGACCACAATCAACGACATGTTCGCGAACCTGCACGAGATGCTGCAGGAGTACCACGGCGAGCTCGTCCAGACCGGCTCACCGGCCGTCCTCTGTTCCGCGCTTCCGACGCACTGGCGCTCGAACAAGAGTTTGCCGTGCGCGTTCAAGGTGATCGCCCTGGATGACATCCAGGATGGGACGCTGGTGACGATCAAGGCGGGCAACGACGAGAACTACCACGCGGAGTTGCGGAACTGTACCGCGGTCATGAAGAACCAGGTGGCCAAGTTCAACGATCTGCGCTTCGTCGGCCGGTCCGGGCGGGGCAAGTCGTTCtcgatcaccatcaccattagCTCGTACCCGTGCCAGATCGCCACCTACACGAAGGCCATCAAGGTGACGGTCGATGGGCCGCGCGAGCCACGCTCCAAGCAGAGTAAGTTTGATTTTCCCCAGCGAAACGTCTCTATAGATCTACATTTGGCTCACATCTAATCCCTTATCCTAATCTTGctccgtctctctttctccggaAGTAGACTTTGCCTACGGGCATCCGGGGGCGTTCAATCCGTTCATCCTGAACGCGGGCTGGCTGGATGCGGCGTACATGAACTATGCATGGTCCGATTACTTCcgccagcaccaacagcagcagcaggcggcggcggtgctgcaggttccgccaccgtcggcgccCCAAACGcagccggcggccacggtgctCGGGTGTCTTGACAAAGGTAAGTAGGGGTAGGCGCGCGATGGCCAGCGCGGACCGCCGATTGACATTGCTGGTCATGGATTGTTATGGAAGGGTTCAAACTTCGAAAAGGCAATAACATACCTTGAAATATCGGCCCCCTCTGGGCACACACCTTCGTAGAACCTGTCAGTAGAACCTGAGTTTCGAGGTCCTGAGCCTGAGTGTGGTTGTAACAACGTGTCTCCAAACTCCAACGCTTACGCCTGGGATTAGCGTGTACTTGGCGAAGAACCGGGACCAGAAGGTGGCTATTCGTCGGGTCGTTCCTACTTTCGAATCGTTTGGTACGAGTAATGAATAAGCATAGACCAGCGGGTGTCGGTGGCTTCCGGGCATATACCCGGGCTCCAATGGCGCGTTTTTAATAGCTCGTGATACACCACGTCATCCTGATCCCACCTACAATTCGTCTGCTACGATTCGTGACAGCAATGTACTATCTTTTGGGCCGCCGTTGGACCTGGAGCCGTATTCTTGACGCGTTCTgattatgaaacaaaaaacaatgttgattttttgttgctttctgtaacggtgtgtgtTTACAGATGCGTGACTGCTCTATCAAACGGGGTGTTGGGATTTACACGAGGCCGGAGTTCTGATAAAACTGCATTTGTTAGCAATCTTAACTTTATTAAGTCCAGTTATAGAAGCGCTTTGCAAAACAACAGCCGAATCACTCTGGGTCTCGCTTCGTATTCACTTCTGTCACTCGTTTTTCCCGACGGATGCTATCATCGCCGCTGACAGTAGCAGACGATCCCTTCGGTGACGTCGCGACATCATCTTTAGCGACATCAGCGCTCCTGGCGGAGGAACGCTGATAGGCGTCGCACTATTTCAACACTGGGTCTTTGGGATCTTTGGATCCACAAGCCCTTGGccaatgttttgttgtgttggcgttggcgtcAGCCTCCTTCACCAACTTCTTCGCATCTTCGAGATCTGTTCCGAAGCATTCCTGGCCATGTCGTTCAACCATGTCGTTGATACGTTCTGTGTTCCTACCAACAATTCCATGTTCTTCCATTTGCTTGTTTCGCGTGAAGAACAAGGCAACGACGCTCCTTTGGGCCGTAGCTCCCCCCTTTGTTGGTGAAGGAAACGAGCTATATGGTTACGGTATTTTGACAGAATCCGATCTGTGCAGATGCTGAGCATCCACGTTAGTGCCAGCAAACCGCATAAATGTCAAAATGTCTGTGCATTGTGCATCCTGTCGGTGACAGCTGCTGACAGTGGAATAAAGACACATCTTTTCGCCCGGTCTATTGGTGTAGCTTTAGATCAGATCGGTCTAGATTTTTGGGAGCGTAGAGTGGCGCCGTGTGCTATTGATTTTCGGTTCGCACCTTCCACTGGACCATTCCATTCCCTCCACATTAACAACTCTGTCCGTCCCGTCCACAGTTGGAAGCGGTGCAACAACCATCGGCAACGGGCCCCCCAATCTGCTCGCCAGCCCAACCGCAGCCAGAGCCACCAGCCTCAGCAGTGCCGTGACGAGCGAGCTCGTGACGCTCCGCTCCACCGCCAGCCAACCAGTGCCTGCGTCtgcggccgccgtggccggtgtCGGGCCGCCGAacgggctggccggcggcaTGCCGCACACCGCCGCCCTCCTGACAAACCCCGCCTACGCCCCACCGGCCCTGCCCTCGTTCGCGGTCCAGCCGAcggaccaccagcagctgaaATCACCTTTTCTGCCTTACGACATCACCGCCTTCCgcacgacggcggcagccgccgcagcggcagcagccgccaacggcggcggcggcgcccagggagccccgcagcagcagcagcagcagcacctggcggccaccatcaccaccctgcaccagcaccaacaccaccaccagcaccaccagcagtcggccaccagcaccgactCCGCCTCATCGCGCCTCTCGTCCACCTCGTCACGCAACTCGAATGCCAGCCCACCGCCAATCATatcgaccaccgccgccacggccctatcggcggcgacggcggctgcagccgccgcggccgccgcagccgccgctcTCGGGGCGGCCAACCCGGCGGCCCTGTTGCAACCGTCGCCCAAGACCGGACTGCTAGCACTCCATCCCCAccccaaccaccacccgcatGGCCACCACCTCCTCCCACACCATCCAGGCGGCGactcgctggcggcggcggccgctaccAGTAGCCTCGGCCAGAACGACACCAGCAACGGCGATCTGTCGTCGGCGAACGAGGGCgacgactccgacgacgagcagATCGACGTGGTCAAGTCGGCCTTCATCCCGATcctgcggccaccggccgccccCTCCGCCGAGACGACGGTcaccggcggcagtggcagcgagACGCGCGACAACTCGCCCGACATCTGCTGCGATCTGGGAGCGGGCTGCGGCAAACCGGAAACGCCCGACTCGACGACCGCGGCCAATAACgtcacgaccaccaccacggccaccgccaacgccaacgccaccgccaccaccatcgtttcGCCCCGCATCGGGCTGCGGTGCGATCTGAAGGCCCTGTCCACGCGGAAGCAACTGCTTCACGATCCGActccgatcgtcgtcgtggcggccaagcaccagcaccagcaggagcTCGCCCTGCAGCAGTCGCCCCCCGAGCGGACCAAGCTGCGGTCGCCGAACCTCATCAAACAGACGCAGAAGACCGTCTGGCGGCCGTACTGAAGCCGGGCGGCTGACAGCAactgtcggcggcggcggccaccgacgccgctGCTGATCGGCTGGCTCTTGCGATGAAACGCGGCATCTATCCAGGCAGCTATCCGATCACCATAAGGAGCATATAcacacatatatatatatatatatatatatatatatatacatatatacatatataaatataataaatataGAAATATATATGctatatataaatatatatagatatatatACAGTTATATATGTTATATATCTAtatgtatgtgtatgtgtgtatgtgtgtgaatgtgtaGGCGTATGCATGGGAGAGGCAATTCGAGAAGGGTACTAGACCAGAAGAGGTGCCGTGACCGCCACAGCAAATACAAATTGACCGACGGACTCGACGACGGACTATTGTAAAGATTACAAGTGATATTAACCTTAAAGATCGAGAGAAAAAAGCGTATGcttaagagagagagatagagagatgaaagagagaaagagagagggagagagacagagagaagtTTAAACCACCACTGGCAAAGAGCAAAGGCCAATGCTCTTGgagacaaacaacaaacaaacaaacaaacaaacagcacagATAGACAAAAAaagcgatagagagagcgatagagaacTAGTTTCAgatggaaaaataatgcgAGAAAACAAAAGATAGCAACTAAGCTGAAGGCGAGATGAAGAGATGTCGGTGATTTAGAATAAACATATTTCTatggcaaaaaacaacaaaacacaccctcaaaaaacgaaaattgaCGGCCGGGCCGTCGGAGACCCCCTATCGTACCCCCCACCGGTACCACCCAGACCATGCTGCCCCaacctgcaccaccacctccctttcgagcactttcgagcactttcgagcAGTCTCATGTCCGACTTCAACAAATGAAACCACAGCAACTACTGCCAGAAACCGAACACACGGCTTCCTCCCGTCCGCTTGGCACACTTCGAGCACACTGCTCGAAACTCGGTGCGGGCGGCCTCGCAGTTCGCATTCAGTTCGCACCGTTCGGAATCCCGCATGCCCCCCGCAAAAACTTCCGTTCAGCCCCCCACACGAAGAAAGTTAGGAAggctttcgagcagtttttcttttcgttttataCTGTGTGGTGCCTGGACTCGAATGCCACCGCATTGCAGTTCACGCTGGCTTGTGACAGGCTTCGAACTCGGCTTCCTTCCCGAATGACCGTGTCCGGGCAACCAGGGCTGACCATCACGAGAGTCCCACGAATGCCGAAAGTGGccgacgaagaggacgaaagCAGAGCAAAAATGAGCTTTCTGGCTTGCCGTAGGTGGGGATCAGCGTAACCAGGCCCACCCTCCGGCGGTCCCCAAAAGCCCTGCCTGCGCCTGCTGGAAACAGCCAGAGAGACGGCTGTCGGTCAGGTATCACTCTCGTACCTGCTCGAAAAACGGCGCAttatctttattttattcattaacGCAGAGTCCCCCCAGGCAGCGGCAAGCATAAAACACGCTCACTTCCATATGTTATTGGCACATAACGCACGCTGCCGCCGCGAAAAGGAACATCAGGTGAAGAGAGACatagacagggagagagagagaaagagcactACCgcgcgagggagagagagagagagcgataggTAGGAAGGGAACGTAAAAGAGGCGTGAGAGACGCCAGGACCAGGAGGCATGGCGTGCAGGCATAGGTAGTGGAGAGCAGAAAATTAGTGTACTTAGAACAGGAACCTCACGTGTATATacatataaatatatattataTACATGTATAGTAAAAAGTCGAAACGCTAGAATTACTCTGAACATCGCAACATCAACATCGAGAATGGAGCGCGCACAGAGAAAGAGGCCGTTCAAATACAGCTACAAATAACTACTCGCCATTGTTATGATCCGTTCGGTCCCAAGCCCACAATCCCCTCAGAATCGGGATCACCAACCCCGAAACACCCCCCCCGCCATCGGGGCTTTCACTTAGCGTGATCAAACTAGTAGACCATTGCCAAGTGCGCGATTCGGTTCACCGCGGGGCCCAGCCCAGGCCCTTCTGGAGAGCCAGCTAATAGCCAAGGTCTAAGTtaccccttttttttttgggccattttttgtgaaaaGATTTCTCGTCCTGCGACCTACGCCTGCCTACGCCTATGTAATTTGCTTCGGAATTTAGGATTCAGCAGGATAGCAGCTCGCTAGCTGATCCGTTTGATATCTCCGGTTCTCCTTAGCAGAACACCCCTTTCAAGGATACAGTACTTAGCCCCCCTcccgctgcctgcctgcctgcctgcctgcctgcctgcctgcctgcctgcctgccaggtGCTGCTAATGTGTAACGGGCCCGACGATGAAGGGCCTCATCATGAATATTGCACGGGGCTGGGTGTTGGGGCTGGTGCTACTGTACCTAAGCCATCGTGTCGTATCCCACGCCACACGAAGTGAAGAAAGGGGAAGGATTAAACGCAGCGATGTGGAACGCGGACCAGGAGTGGTTGCAGTTTTCTGTGACCTGGACCAGCGGTGTCAGCGGAAGCGCGCTGGTGTGTTGCTCTCCATGCCCACCCCACGTCGCCCGGCGTCGTCAGCACGAAAGGGCGTCTTGGAGCGACGGAGTCTCCGAGAAAGTTTGCAAAGTCTGGCCTCCGAATGTGCCGAATAACCGCCCTAAAAGGTGGACCTTCTTAGCCACACTATACATCAGAGTGTAGCTTACTGCTAGCGAAGCAGTGCAGGATCCGTAGATTCTTCAACggtctcgcgcgcgcggtcgtccagtcgtcgtcgtcgtcgtcgtcgtcgtcgccttgACCGACACGAAACCCGATTCGGACATGCGCATTTTTTCCATCGACTACCACCACGAtgacgacagcgacgacgacaacagcgtggcaactgctgctgctgcttctgcttctgtcCTTTCTTGTGCTATGCGCGAGTCCTTGCCTGCTTGCCCTAAGCGTTCCTTTTCCTTatggggctggctggctggctggttccGGGTGCATCCTTCGAGACACATTTCGGCCTCTCACTCTGGCACGCGTATCACTCACACCTACATCGGCCACCTACTTGCTTTGTTCGCTTcatggtcctttttttcttcttcctcctccggTTGCCCAAGTCTTGTGCAATTTTTTCGTGCAGAAAGATTCGTTTCAGCCACCTCGtatctttctcgctcgctcgctctacgccgtttatgttttgttaattatttttcatccacCGATCCGTGCTCCATGTGCCGTCACTTTTCAGCCATTTTTCACTTCGCCGcacccggtggggggggaTTCCGGGTGGGTATAGTCCGAGtgggctctctctctaataaatgatgatgattataaAAATGGGAAGTTTGCGCAGGAATCCAGAGCTCCGGAGCCCGGTAAGCGAAGGCGCGTTTCGCCTGTGCTATATGTAGCGCCTTATCCTGTAGCGCCGCGGCGCCCGGTCTTGTGGGAGCGATTGTTGGACCGAGCCGTTTGTCCGTCCGTTTTCATTATCCGCCCGTAATAATcactgtttatttatttagcaGGCTCTTTAGGCACGTTCTGCTTTTCctggtttcgtttcgagcgCACCAAGTAGGGCTTAGGGTCGTCGTTGACTCGAATCGAGTACCCCCCCCCAGAGTGGACAGAGCTTATAGTAANNNNNNNNNNNNNNNNNNNNNNNNNNNNNNNNNNNNNNNNNNNNNNNNNNNNNNNNNNNNNNNNNNNNNNNNNNNNNNNNNNNNNNNNNNNNNNNNNNNNNNNNNNNNNNNNNNNNNNNNNNNNNNNNNNNNNNNNNNNNNNNNNNNNNNNNNNNNNNNNNNNNNNNNNNNNNNNNNNNNNNNNNNNNNNNNNNNNNNNNNNNNNNNNNNNNNNNNNNNNNNNNNNNNNNNNNNNNNNNNNNNNNNNNNNNNNNNNNNNNNNNNNNNNNNNNNNNNNNNNNNNNNNNNNNNNNNNNNNNNNNNNNNNNNNNNNNNNNNNNNNNNNNNNNNNNNNNNNNNNNNNNNNNNNNNNNNNNNNNNNNNNNNNNNNNNNNNNNNNNNNNNNNNNNNNNNNNNNNNNNNNNNNNNNGAGCTacccacgcaccaccaccccgttAGACACCAACCGGGAAAAGCTACATCTTCGGAATTCAGGCACAAAACGTGAGCCACAGCAAGCCTTAGATCGAGTAAAAGAGCACAATCGCACTCTACGGGACTACTTCGGTGGTTGCCTAGTGGTACATTCCCGACGTAGCAATCGTTTGAGGGGTCTTGTGACCTTTTTTAAACAATGGAGAATTTCAACTAAGGTAGGAGATTCCCTAGGGTCGGGACCAGTCGGGTCCAAAAAAACCCATTGTTACGGTGAGCAACAGAGACTGAGATTGTCCCTGGTGCACGCCAAACCCGGCTAAgcggttgtaattgccggataCCACGAGGCAGAGGGTcaaagaagaagacgaagaagacgatAGAGGATCGCCGAAGGAAGGATGCCTTCTCGGTACGTATGTACGAGGGCTGATTAAATATGTTTCGCGACattggaatttccgcgggctacgtatttccgattttccgatttttttgtgc
This window of the Anopheles cruzii chromosome X, idAnoCruzAS_RS32_06, whole genome shotgun sequence genome carries:
- the LOC128268716 gene encoding segmentation protein Runt-like, translated to MHLPATGAAPSECQSPSMPTTINDMFANLHEMLQEYHGELVQTGSPAVLCSALPTHWRSNKSLPCAFKVIALDDIQDGTLVTIKAGNDENYHAELRNCTAVMKNQVAKFNDLRFVGRSGRGKSFSITITISSYPCQIATYTKAIKVTVDGPREPRSKQNFAYGHPGAFNPFILNAGWLDAAYMNYAWSDYFRQHQQQQQAAAVLQVPPPSAPQTQPAATVLGCLDKVGSGATTIGNGPPNLLASPTAARATSLSSAVTSELVTLRSTASQPVPASAAAVAGVGPPNGLAGGMPHTAALLTNPAYAPPALPSFAVQPTDHQQLKSPFLPYDITAFRTTAAAAAAAAAANGGGGAQGAPQQQQQQHLAATITTLHQHQHHHQHHQQSATSTDSASSRLSSTSSRNSNASPPPIISTTAATALSAATAAAAAAAAAAAALGAANPAALLGQNDTSNGDLSSANEGDDSDDEQIDVVKSAFIPILRPPAAPSAETTVTGGSGSETRDNSPDICCDLGAGCGKPETPDSTTAANNVTTTTTATANANATATTIVSPRIGLRCDLKALSTRKQLLHDPTPIVVVAAKHQHQQELALQQSPPERTKLRSPNLIKQTQKTVWRPY